The Elaeis guineensis isolate ETL-2024a chromosome 3, EG11, whole genome shotgun sequence region GACTTCTTCCATTCCACGATCAGCCGCAGTCCCTTATTCCTGTATCTATTCATTCTTCATGTTGATGCCCTCTGCGAGCCCTACGTGCTGCGTTCCAGAGGCCGGATCTGGAACCCTACCTGGCGGATCTGGAACCCTACCTTCCAGCTCCAGGGGGCCAAGCCAATCTTGCACTTGGCTTTTGCAGATGACTGCTTGTTGGTAGGCCGAGCCTCTATCCAGAATGTAATTAGCTTCAAGAGAGTTATGGAGTACTGCTCAGCATCGAATCAGATAGTGAACTTCTCAAGTCCACAGTGCATTTTAGTCCAAGGACACCCGTCCACACATGATCAGGGACATTCTCGGCGTCTCGAAGCATAACGGGCCACTGCGCTACCTAGGGGTTCTCATGTCTGGTCGCAGGCTCGGAAGGTCCAAGTGTGTGGAGGTAAAGCGGTCAATCTGGGAGCGGCTTGAGGGATGGCAAGTCGGAACTCTCTCGATGATGGGCAGAGTCACCCTAGTAAGGTCAGTTTTTAATTCCATATCCGTCTATCTCCTCTCAAATACAATACTGCCCAAGATCCTGATGGTGAAGCTCGAGCAGCACTTCCAAAGACTTATGTGGGGATCGTCTTTCGGAGGCGACGGTGTGTACCTTTTGGCTTCGGACATCATATAGAGATCTAGGGATACAGTCCCTGGTTGCTAGACAAGAGGTCCTGATTGCCAGGCATGCGGCCCGATTTCTTCTGGATCCCGATTGTTGGAGCAGGGTGATGAGAGCCAGGTATGGATCCTAGATGGCTGGTGAGGTGCTTCATGTGTCTCGGAGTTGTTCTTTCCTATGGAGAGATTTGTGAGCAGGCTTTCGAGGTTATCATCCAAACGAGATGGCAGGTGGGGGATGGCCAATCCGTGAACATCCTATTGGATCTGTGGATTGCTGATCTGCCATTAAGGCAATGGCCAACCTTTATCAGCATGAAAGTTAAGGACTCGATGAGGATCTACAATGTACTTATTCAAGATGGCAGAGGCTGGGATGCGGGGATAGTTGCCTAGTTGTTTGGTGAGCACTTGGCAGAGCATGTACATTCTCTAGCAATCCCGACCCATAGCACATAAGATGTTAAAGTCTGAAGATCCTCTTGCATTCTGAGGTCGGTATCGGAGGGAGCCTACTAGGCACCTGGATATTAGGTGGATCTAAAGGACCAAAATGTATTCGAAGGTGAGTCTTTTCATCTAGAAAGTCGCCTGGAGGCGGCTTAGGACCAGGTCAGTCTTGAGAGAAAAAGGCATGGATCTCCAACCCGTTTGTCCAATTTGTGGCATGGACGATGAGACTATTGAGCATGTGCTATTTCTATGTGCAAGAGCTTCACAAGTGTGGCACCTAGCGAGCATGCATAACCTTGCCTACCACACTCGGGCTCCAGTCTAGGTATTACTGGATCTGTTGAGGTGGTGTGCTGAGGCAGCTGTGTTGTGGATAGTCGATATTAAAGCAGCTTACATTGCTCATCATATCTAGCTGTCCAAGAACAGCCCAGTGTTTGAGGCGAAGAGGTGTCCGACAAGATTCATACTGAAAAGAGCTCTGCCCTTGGTAGCTAGGTGATTGATGTGACTTTGAGACCATCCAAGATCTGGGACCAAAGATCGCCGAACCATGCCGAACCAGATGGTTCCAGGCATTCCGAGCCATCCTAGCGGCAAATCGGGATGATTCAGTCGAGAAAAATGGCACATCGAAGGAGggcgaaggaaagagaggaagagagaaaggaaaggaagaaaggagatgATGCCATCGGAGGCTAGTGGTGGCCCACTGAGGCCGTCGGAGGGCCAAGGAGGCCTTCGTAGCTCGACATCGTCCGATAGGACATTTAATcgagcaagagagagagaaaggagaagccaCTGTGCCAAAGCGAGGTGCAACCAACCAAGAGATTGCCGAAGGGAGCCAGGTGGCCACTGTGGCCGCCAGACCGCAGAAAACATACGAGCGGAGCCACGATCTAGAATACGGACAACCGCCCTGCTCACTCATcggctttttaaaaaaagaagatgaatgtttcacttaagtgaagccggtGACCCATTATCGGCTTcatagtttgaattttttttttttaaacccaaaAACAATGAAGCCGACAatggatttgccggcttcacttaagtgaaaCCGATAGATGCATTGCCAACTTTATTATAATtggagttttttaaaaaaaatcatgaaacaaGATGATTGCCTCTGTTTCACGCTCGTGGTGCCGAAGGCCATGATTGCGTTGTCCGACAACCCTCCGGCGGCTTCCcgtccctccttttcttttcctcccctcctctctttctctcttttcctcctctcagTTCCCTTCTCCTCTATGTCGATTCGCGTcgatttgatccgataaggatcTGTACCGTCAGCTGGCCAGCACAGATTCCAATACTGAGTCCGCCAACCTTGCCTGGGACTCCCATCTTGCTCATGTAGCGATCCGTCTCAAAGTCAATTTTGACACCAGTGTTAGGGGCAGAAGTGGAGGCATTAGTTTTATGATCCGTGACCCTACATCCAGATTGATAGCGGTTGGAGAAACATATCTCTATGAGCCCTTAGTACTTGCGACGGAGCTTTGGGTTGCAAGGGCCGGGATCACTTACACTCGTCAGATCCTTCGGGCCAATCGTCTGATCACTGAGGGTGACTCGGCCATGGTTGTGACTTGGATCCGAGAGTGTGTGCAAGATGATGCTACCCACCCCCTCCTGCGAGACAGTGACCCCACTGATCGGCTGTGCGGACCTCAGTATCAGGCATATCTTCCGAAAAGCGAACTCAACAACCAACTAGGTGCCTGCATTTGTCACGGAGCACTATGGGCCGTTACTTTGGACTGATATGGGCGAAATTTCGAGACCTCTCAAGGATATTTTGTTTTCTGATCTTTCTAGATGTATTCACAAAAGAAGTGCATGAATGATCCATtctaacaaaaacaaaaaaaaccaaCCTGTGGCTACAGTGGCTTTATATTAGGTTTATAATTTAGAAAGGGATATATTAGGTTCATACTTTACAACGGGTTTGGAGcggaaaaatagcatttcaagaTTCCAGCACAAAGAATATAAAGATTTTCATCAGAAATGACAATCAGATCAAATATGGCCTCTAGCATGTGCACAAaaacaaataaaatatttactaatagttCCATTACTTATCATGCAAATTAGTTGTTACAGCAAGCACAAAAATAGGATACACACAGATTCGTACAATCACACagaatagagaagagaagaaaaacagaTACAGGATTTACATGGTTCAGCTGAAAAGCCTACGTCCACGGACAAgacacgagagaaaaatttcactataatgaaaaaagagatacaatcactcagaactctccaaaccctagccgcaatttgattttccaaaaaaTTCCATTCAGGTCGCAACGCGGGCTTTTCGAATCGGGTCATAGTTCGAGCccataaaaaatatccaaaattcaagccacattaacATCAGTCATAAacagcaaagaaaaaaaaaagttccaaCAGGTTTATCATGCAAATCAGTCATGAACAGCAAAAACAAAGAAGGTTTCCAATAGGTAATAAAATATACATGAAAAAAAGGAatgagaagaggaaaagaagcatGTGCATGTGTCTTTGTgtgtctctgtgtgtgtgtgtgtgagagagagagagagagaacccaAAACCTACAAATAttccaaaaaatctaaaaatacaagGCATATGGCTCCCCTTTTATAGACCCTAAGCCCCTCTTCAAGAAAATCACCAAAAGAATTCCTGATATGTATGATTCATTTCAACATACAATTCAACAGTTAGGTTGATATATACAAAAATCTCCACTCTCCAATTTATGTTTCAATATCAGAACTCCAAAGAGATATGCTAAAACCTAAAAATAGAGATTAATGGCACAAATAAGCAACAGATAGAtgggaaaaaaataattgaacaaTTTATTACCTCTATGGCATTAACAAGGTATTCAGAAAGAACAGAAATCCAAATGGTCAAAACAGCAAGCCATGAGATTGCTTCCCATTGGCCTAACTCTGGAACTTCCACTGCATCAGAATCATCCTTGTTCCGCCCCTCTTCCTATCATACCCAGTAATTATTGAAAATGTACAAAAATTATATATACAAACAACAATATCAAGACTAACAAAGAAGCATGCATGGATAAGCATGAAGTTAGCTATATCACATGATCCAacactgaaaaataaaatttcataatgCTGCTCTGGACTGGTCTTCCATGAAAACAGTTTCACTAGAAAACATGATATCACAAATTGTCTATCTGATAAGAAAACATAAAGTACCTAAAATGAAAGAGGTTTTTAAAGAAATTGGAGTCAAGTCTAGTCCTTAAAGGGAAATCTAGCAATCAGAATACAGAATAAGCTCCGGAATGGTGTGAGAGAGGGAAGCAAGGAAGACTCCTTTTCTTAGAATCTTTAACAGTGATTCGTGCATCAACGGGAAAAAAAACATTGCATGCAAAAGGATATGAAATTACTACATTATTAAGGAAATGTTTTACTCAGTGACTTAAATGAAGATTAGTAAAGACCCAGTTCTAAACTAGAAATGTGAAAATGTGTTTCTATAGAAAAATGAAATATAGCAGTTCTAAAAACAGTAGTCCTGATACACTCGAACTCTATAATGAACACCAATAATAACAATTAAAGATGATACTCAAAAGAACATTACAACTTCAGAACTCTCATGAAGCGACTGCTAGCAATAATCATAACTAAAAATCCCAATCTCTATCATTTGGGTTCGGCATTTTGACATTCTCGATAATCATATTAAGTAAAAAATCTGATGTAACACaaaaatattaagaaagaaagataACTGGCTCTCCACAAAATGTAGAATTGTTTATACAGATGATAGAACCAAAGTCAACTTTGGACATACCTGGACATGCTTAAGTCTgcatgaatctttttttttttttttttttaatttctctgcTCTCTCTTGCCAATAAACTTACAAAGCATAGCAATTGATAGATCACTGGTGACCTATGATTAACAACCAAGAAGAATGTTGTGCCTAGAGAAATGTACGCAGAATCCTATAAGGAGCACCAATTGGTTTTGTGAtttatttagaaaatatattaatatttacatGGTCAGCTAACTAAAGGTTTCACAAATAGTTCTTGGGTCATCATTTTACAATAACTATTCAGTTAGAGCGATAAATCTCTTCTCATTGAACGACTGTATTAACAGGAAGGAAAATAGTGTTGCATGCATTGTGTAAATAATTATCCAAAAATGATCATCATCAATGACTTGTCCTACCAAACAGGAAGAAATTATGGTGCATCACTGTAGGCAGAGAAGGCTCCAGCAATGGAAATGGAAAATTTTCTATGACCAGCTGTCTATCTACTGTCAACTTGTAAAGAATTCCACATAGGTAGTTTTGGTTAGGAGAACGGCGAATTAGGGAACCTACAAGAACAGCTTACATGTATGAGGATATAGCTTATCAATTAAACAGTTcaagcaaatgagcaaggtaGCAATCCTCCAAGTTATTCCATGCTTGGAAAAAGAATCTAAACAAAGAGGGAACTAGGCAAGAACTGGCTTATTGTCCAGCAGTCATGCCCAAACAAAGGCTGCAGATGTGTGTCAGCAGAGAGCATGCCACTTCAAAGGGGTTCTCATTAACTTTTTATGTTATTAATTCAATTTGGTATAGACAGGTCAGTATGAAACTTCCACCAGCCCAAGATTAGCTGAAGTATGCTTGCTTCACATTGGTGGAAAAAAGACTATCTAGTTCATAAGCAGAGCCCAAAAAAACTGACTAGAAACTATGGCCTAGAATATCAGGCCAAACACATGTAGTGGTGTCATAACAATGTGTTTTCaataaaatttatccaaaatcTGGAACTATTAAGGTAATGTTAAATTTTTATTgggtgaaagaaaataattctacattagcatgcattctatGATAACTCCATAATTAACTTGAATATCTGTACATGTTAATAATGAGTAGTCAATGTTTTCACATGTTCATCTCATGTAAGATACATATTTTTATTCCTGTGCTAATCCTAAAACCACATCAGCTGGCAGCATGGATCAAACCAAAATAGGCTTTTATTTTCAAAGGATCAAAGAGAAACTTTAAGCTGACCCAGGAACAGTAGTGGTCACCAGTGGGTCTGTCCAGTTATTCTGATAAAAATGGTAATTTAATTCAAACCTTCCAAGTTTGAATAGCTTACTTCATCAATTGGATTGTAAAGATTGTGGCAGCTCTTCAGTTGAAAAACAAGGTAGCTAGCATAAGCTACAAGCATCACACAACTGCTAAACCTTGAAAGAAAAACTTCTGACTTTCCATATTGCACCTCTGAGTGTGTAAAGTGAAGAACAGCTGGAAATGTTAGACCCATGACGGCCATCAGCAGCAATCCTGAATTGACGACTGCAGCTGCCTGTTGTAGATGAATACTGCCTTTTAATTGTATTTACATATCAGACATCAAACAAAAAAAACCTGTTTTACGAATCGAACCAACACTGCATTCGTTGTTTAAAATCTTTACCTTGTTGAAGACTTGATCTTTCTTGGAATGAATGATCCCGCCAGTGAAGAAAGCACAACCAAGAACtaaaagaatatttgataatatagaGCCTAGCAATGATTGCTGGACTACACGAATCATTCCCTTTTTCAATGCATAAATCGCTATTATCATCTCTGTTGCATTTCCAAATGTAGCATTTAGAAGGCCCCCAACTGCAATTGCCATAATGTATATACATCACTGACATGCAACTGAAATCTGGCTGCAGGTAGAATACCCCTTCAAACTGCATGAATGCCACTTCAAACTGTATGAACCATTTAAGGAGGAGAAAATCCAAGGTGTACCTGTGGGTCCAGTGTAGAATGCAAGCTGTCTGCACCATTAGAATGGTGGATTGTCAATTGGCAAATTGATGAAATAATAATAGACAAGTTtcccaaataaaaagaagaaacaatTCCATACAAACAGCAATACTTACTCAGTTGCATAGCCCAACCGTTCAGCTAATGGAGTTATACCTATCAAACTGAAGAAAAAAACCAGGACCTGCAAAGTatgataacaataataataataacaataataataataaaaagcaaACATTAGCATGTAAACTTTTCAGTGTTTTTACCCTAGAAAAGGTGGGGAAGGTACATCATGAATATTTTCCACCAGTCATTATAAGTCCCCTATAGAGGCTGAAGTGAATGTCAGAGGATGTGAATGCATAACTTGCATTCTCCAAAATTGACAATGCAATCAGGACCCACCAATAAACAGATCAACTGATAATGGTACCTAGAAGATTTTCAATGATTGGGCCCACAAATCATGACAGATTGAGTACATCAAGGGACCTAGGTGGCTATAGATGCAAGTTTACTAAGAAATTTTTCATTCCTCATTACTATAAAGATATGAAAGGGGAAAGAATGGTAGAAGACTCGGAATATTTTGGTAGTCCAGGACAACCATAACACTCAAAATAACAAGTAATAGTAGTGCACTCACATGAATTTTAGTAAGATAATGGAGAATGATTGACATGGGTCCAAATGGTAGCAACATATTGATCTTCACTGTGAATATAACAACTTTTGTACTTTTCCATAGCTGTTCAAGTATTCTTGAAAAGGTCCATGATCTAGCAACATTTGAATGTGATATATTATGAGGTATCTCTACGGTGGGTGTCTCCTTTATAGACTGTGATGAACTGACAAGAGTCTCCATCTCAATTTCCAACTCTTCCCTTTCAGATCCCATCTGCACATCAGGACAGCATAAATACAGTTAATtagtaagaaaaaagaaaaagtgctCAAGAAACTAAACCAATCTTCATAATTTTGAATGTAGtatcttttcttttcaaaaaataatagcGGGAAAACCACGTGTGTGGGTTCAAACCCAGAAAACCTCCCCAACACATGTTTTGAGGAGCAAGGTGCCGGTCAACAGACCTGTAGGCAATTTCAAATATAACATCTTTCTATGCTTAAAGCCAGACCTAGAAGGTGGAATGACTTATTAACCAATTGAAGCACCATATTAAACTCAAAAAAAGTCAATCCTTGACACTGATGCACCATCAAAGACaccaaaaatataaataaataaatgcctACTTGATTAGATGCATTATGTTTGCAACAATCAATTATAGAAATGTATGTTGTGGCATAGAAATGTACATTATTGCGAGTTACAAgcttaataagatatttttacatGTCAGCAGATCTTTTGTGGCATCACACTTAATCAGGTTTTCATCTCAGCCAAAATGCTTGTAACAGCGCTTTGTTTTCCATTCTACATAGTTCAAGTATCActagatatcatctgaaacagtATTACTATATtggatgataatataatatattttcacTATCAATTTTCAACacttaatattaaaattaatgtGCAAAAAATCCTTCTTTACAAATATTGGCTGACATTTTAATGCATAAGTCATCTTATATCAGCTGAGGATATATCCAAACATCTTGATTGTTAAAATATTTcacaaaaaagaataaaaaaattaaacattCCATTTTGACCAAGATAAACCAAATCTAGGTTTTTATTAGTATCAGAAAGTCATTCAGATTGTCAGGATCCAGGAGTCAAAACCTTGGTCCAAATTCTTGAATCGAATGACTTTGCTCCCAGGTaaaacaaggagagaagaaatacCTCTTTGCTTTATGAAAACAACGCAAGCATTGATGCAATGACATCCTTGTAACCATTGTACTAGAAAGTTTGTGTTTCACAGGAGTGTGGTTCATGGTTGCGAGTGAATAAATATAAAGGAAGAGGAATACTAACATTGTCTTGGTTCTAATGCTTGTTGTGTTAGATACTAGATGTTTTGTTGCAATTTTAGGAGTTCTTTTCTTGTCTTGGTATGTCCTCTTTGTAGTTCCTCGCGTTAATCTCCCTTGTGTGATTCTCCTAAGCTGGAGAAGCATGGAGAAGAGTTGTTTGGCAATAAAGATAACCCTTATAAGCTGCACACTTTTTCTGATAAATCCCTCACTTCCTCTGCAGACATAATCAACCACCAAAGATGCAAATCACTATATAACAACCCAAGCCCTCATCCAAAAAAACTAGTCAAAAGGTATTATTTGAATTCTTTGGACATGTATAAGTACCCAAGATTTACTCGGTGCATAGCTAATATGAGACTAAATACATGCCCACATGGGTCCTCAAATACTTCCTTCCTTTTAAACCCTAGCATCCTCGTCGGGCTAAGGGTCTAAATCCATTCACAGGTATCACAAATTTAATCACAAATATTATGATTGGCCTATAGTCAGTCCCAATAGATTCATGCTACCGTGTCCCCTAGTCCACATGCGCCATGGGCCGAGTTCATTTTAATACAATTTGTAACAACTCAGGATCTTACCTAAACATACTAACTGAAATATATTATTTGGATTCCTTGGCACTATATAAATACCTAATATTTATTCAGTGCATAACCGATATGGGACTAAACACAATCCTAGAGGGTCCTCACACTCTATGCCTCTTATCATGTGTTATTTTCATTTATTTTCTTTCCTACTTTCATGGTGTGGAACATGTTCATCATCCAACCTACACAGTATACCACAAACTTAACCGTACAAGATAACAGTCTCTTCAACTATGAAATCATCTAAATAGAAATAAAGGACGATGTTCGCGGTAGCAGGGAATCATTTCTCCAAGCTTCAGTCCTCGCTTTAACCCAAAGCGACAATTAGGTTGACTTGAAAGTCAACCAACAAAAGGTGATCTACAATAGATTCCTCAGCGCGCAACACAACTTCCAGACAGAGGTTCCAATAGAAGATTCCGTTATAAAACACATGCCACGCTATTAACTTTTTGCAGAACAGGATAAGCTTACTGTTGGGTGGaagtctggccaggacaccacctcccaagatcctttcagtaccacgcgatgcagcaggaagaaagaagaaacaaaacaaaaggaaaaacaatcaaaatacgtggatcagccacaaaagggctcgcctctacggggcatgcaaactttattatgaaaaagaaatttttacaagaggagacctcaccctcaacccttatacacccaattctctctcacctgaagttctcctcacaaaagctctctctctcttggagacccccctgaacccctgaagagcctggcgaccgctgtcccggagcctcctgctcctctcacagcagcctcaagcctctctctctcctctggttcgtacggccttcgtacggTGAGAAACCCGAGCACCTCTctttctctgttcgtctcaggcctttttaaaggcttaaacataggtttaaacttgattagagagggattaggagtcctaaacaaagccaaaaaaccccctgaaccgtcggatcaaaatcgggagccacctgggccgttggatcgcactccggtccacggaatagtgccgtggaccgcgagaaacgcgtgggaaacgcccacgcggtccacaggccgcgccgtggaccacccggtccacggtggaccggggcaaggggggccagcaggccgctggcctgggccagcccgcacgcgcgggcctacgcgtgcctgggccgcgtgcccggctgggccgcgcgcccgcctaggCCGCGGGCcccccccgcgcgggcctgggtcgcgcgtcccgcgcgccgccgcctgccgccgcgccgctgccgtccgccgccggtcgacggcgatcctccgccgcctcgattctcgtgccgacttcaaaagctcgtatctcctccatccgagctccgattcaggtgatcttggtctcgttggactccgtttttcgccgcgaacctcgctgtgggctcaatgtaggctgaatctcgaggcgtcaaatcctaacaatctccacatcgactcgatattcggcctcttccaaacttcgagagcttctggatctcctcgcccccatgccctggggcaatcgcctgctgatcatggataggcaaacatgggagtcgagccaagctgttcgatcccatctccgtcgtatgctgtgctcctcctgacctgagacctgctcggggcatcatcctgcggcaataggaattttaccttgcgacgtcgcctctcgtcctcccgagtctcctgtctcgtgcccgatccacctcctggagctccacctcgctctaggctccgcctggctcccgaaactccacctcgcactgggctccctgccaggtaataatgtcctctgctccccttcttcccctccagcacaatcctatcgccacgtagtaccctcaggattcctccaccagctaccgtcctgtagcctctcgaatccagtctgctaagtgagataagattccgcctgaaatcggatatgtatcggacctcccccaatctcctcgctGCACCgttatgtgtcctccagctgaccgtcccaatgcctctgatcgcacagctcgatccatccggcagatatacagtgccctcactgttctccagggagtcaaactgctcctctctgcaacacacatgataggggcatgcagaatctaatatccactgctgggaagaagtagatacctcgtcagatatctccaggacatctccatctgaatcgctgccggccgttgctacagcagccaccgtccgatttttcagttgagggcaatctctggttagatgccccaactcctcacaccggtaacacctggttttgctcaagtccctcctggacttagaccgccctcgttgcgatctcctgtcgctccgtctaccacctcctgcacctccagaagccaccaaagctgagctatcgacacctaagctcgaagctgggttctccctcctgagaacctcgttctggagtatcgccgcggtgatctcgtccatcttgatagtgctcttccccactagaagagcagtcaccaaggactcgtacgaaaggggaagcgacgccagcaaaaccagtgccctggtcttctcctcaacgttctcgccaacgctgagaaggtcggtgaggatcttctggaagtggctcagatgctcctgcacgctctgtccctcagtcatccgcagttggtaaaactgtctccagaggaaaagagtgttggtgagagactttgtcatgtacaactcctcgagcttcgaccacagcaccgtcggagaagtctcgctcagcacatagatcaccacatcatccgtcaggtacatgtggatagtactcaccgcctgcatctgtagccgttttcaatcccgcacctcaatggtggtcggcttctcatcgcacaagagagcatcgatcaacccctgttggatgagcacgtccttcacccttgcctgccacaaggagaaattgctcttaccatcgaacttgttgatctccatcttgattgttcctgttttctctatcttcagtcttgctcaccaccactgcaatttgcgtccttgtaccgccttgctctgataccatttgttgggtggatgtctggccaggacaccacctctcaagatcctttcagtaccacgcgatgcagcaggaagaaagaagaaacaaaacaaaaggaaaaacaatcaaaatacgtggatcagccacaaaagggctcgcctctacggggcatgcaaacttcactatgaaaaaaaaaaatttacaagaggagacctcatcctcaacccttgtacacccaattctctctcacctgaagttctcctcacaaaagctctctctctcttggagacccccctgaacccctgaagagcctggcgaccgctgtccaggagcctcctgctccttctctcacagcagcctcaagcctctctctctcctctggttcgtacgaccTTCGTACGGTGAGAAACCCGAGCACCTCTctttctctgttcgtctcaggcctttttaaaggcttaaacgtagatttaaacttgattagagaaggattaggagtcctaaacaaagccaaaaaacctcctgaaccgtcggatcaaaatcGGGAGCCACCTggaccgttggatcgcgctccggtccacggaatagtgc contains the following coding sequences:
- the LOC105041957 gene encoding vacuolar cation/proton exchanger 3 isoform X1, giving the protein MGSEREELEIEMETLVSSSQSIKETPTVEIPHNISHSNVARSWTFSRILEQLWKSTKVVIFTVKINMLLPFGPMSIILHYLTKIHVLVFFFSLIGITPLAERLGYATEQLAFYTGPTVGGLLNATFGNATEMIIAIYALKKGMIRVVQQSLLGSILSNILLVLGCAFFTGGIIHSKKDQVFNKAAAVVNSGLLLMAVMGLTFPAVLHFTHSEVQYGKSEVFLSRFSSCVMLVAYASYLVFQLKSCHNLYNPIDEEEGRNKDDSDAVEVPELGQWEAISWLAVLTIWISVLSEYLVNAIEGASTSLNLPMAFISVVLLPIVGNAAEHASAIMFAVKDKLDITLGVAIGSSTQISMFVIPSCVVVGWIMGKHMDLNFQLFETAVLFITVLVVAFMLQDGTANYFKGLMLILCYLIVAASFFVHVDPADGNV
- the LOC105041957 gene encoding vacuolar cation/proton exchanger 3 isoform X2; translation: MQLNSLHSTLDPQPDFSCMSVMYIHYGNCSWGPSKCYIWKCNRDDNSDLCIEKGNDSCSPAIIARLYIIKYSFSSWLCFLHWRDHSFQERSSLQQGSIHLQQAAAVVNSGLLLMAVMGLTFPAVLHFTHSEVQYGKSEVFLSRFSSCVMLVAYASYLVFQLKSCHNLYNPIDEEEGRNKDDSDAVEVPELGQWEAISWLAVLTIWISVLSEYLVNAIEGASTSLNLPMAFISVVLLPIVGNAAEHASAIMFAVKDKLDITLGVAIGSSTQISMFVIPSCVVVGWIMGKHMDLNFQLFETAVLFITVLVVAFMLQDGTANYFKGLMLILCYLIVAASFFVHVDPADGNV